A stretch of Clostridium formicaceticum DNA encodes these proteins:
- the glnA gene encoding type I glutamate--ammonia ligase, translated as MSNLNSDDVKRIVREENVRFIRLQFTDVFGKLKNVAITPNQLDTALNNEIMFDGSSIDGFVRIEESDMYLAPDPSTFTIFPWKSNGYGKIARMICDVYNPDGTPFEGCPRNVLKKKINQLREYGFEFYVGPEVEFFLFEADEKGRPTTEVQDYAGYFDLGPTDLGEEARRDICLTLEEMGFEIEASHHEVAPGQHEIDFKYDDALKTADNVSTFKLVVKSIAKKHGLHATFMPKPITGKHGTCMHLNQSLYKNGENAFYCSDDSLGLSKEAYYYIGGLIKHAREFAAITNATVNSYKRFVPGFEAPTDIAWATANRSPLIRIPAKRGAATRVELRNPDPTANHYLAFAAVLAAGFEGIKNKVEPPSCCNENIYDIDSKDKKSRGIQQFPESLKEAVLELETSQLMKETLGEHIHATYIEAKKKEWLEYSQEVHNWELQKYLAEY; from the coding sequence TTGAGTAATTTAAACAGTGATGATGTCAAACGGATAGTAAGAGAGGAAAATGTGCGCTTCATTAGACTACAATTTACTGATGTTTTTGGCAAACTAAAAAATGTGGCCATCACACCTAATCAATTGGATACTGCATTAAACAATGAAATTATGTTTGATGGTTCCTCTATTGATGGGTTTGTAAGAATAGAGGAGTCGGATATGTATTTAGCGCCAGATCCTTCAACGTTCACCATATTTCCGTGGAAATCAAATGGTTATGGGAAGATAGCGAGAATGATTTGTGATGTCTACAACCCTGATGGAACGCCATTTGAAGGATGCCCTCGTAATGTTTTGAAGAAAAAAATTAACCAATTAAGAGAGTATGGATTCGAATTTTATGTAGGTCCAGAAGTAGAGTTTTTTTTATTTGAAGCTGACGAAAAGGGAAGACCTACCACGGAGGTTCAGGATTATGCTGGATACTTTGACTTAGGTCCTACAGATTTAGGAGAAGAGGCAAGACGAGATATATGCCTGACATTAGAAGAGATGGGCTTTGAAATAGAAGCTTCTCATCACGAAGTAGCCCCAGGACAGCACGAAATTGATTTTAAATATGATGACGCCCTTAAAACTGCTGATAACGTTTCGACATTTAAACTGGTAGTAAAAAGCATTGCAAAAAAACATGGCTTGCATGCTACTTTTATGCCTAAACCAATTACTGGCAAGCATGGAACCTGTATGCATCTTAATCAATCCCTCTATAAAAATGGAGAGAATGCTTTTTATTGTAGTGATGATTCATTAGGCTTAAGTAAAGAAGCTTATTATTATATAGGAGGACTTATAAAGCATGCTAGAGAGTTTGCTGCTATTACCAATGCTACAGTGAATTCATATAAGCGATTTGTACCTGGTTTTGAAGCTCCTACGGACATCGCATGGGCCACTGCTAATCGAAGTCCTCTAATAAGAATTCCAGCAAAGAGGGGAGCAGCTACTAGAGTTGAATTAAGAAACCCAGATCCTACAGCAAATCACTACCTAGCTTTTGCTGCTGTACTTGCTGCAGGTTTTGAAGGAATAAAAAACAAGGTTGAGCCACCCTCTTGCTGTAATGAAAATATTTATGATATTGATAGTAAAGATAAAAAAAGCCGAGGGATACAACAGTTCCCAGAGAGTTTGAAGGAAGCTGTATTAGAGCTGGAAACCAGCCAGCTAATGAAGGAAACCTTAGGTGAACATATACATGCAACTTATATAGAAGCTAAGAAGAAGGAGTGGTTGGAATATAGTCAGGAAGTGCATAATTGGGAGCTCCAAAAGTATTTAGCTGAGTACTAA
- a CDS encoding ABC transporter ATP-binding protein has protein sequence MLKKFIQYYRPHLPLFFMDFSCAFIMAGMDLVFPFVVGKMVDDVFPSRNLQTVLWIGIGMLALYILRSILQYIVDYWGHVLGVRMEQDMRKDLFHHLHKLSFNYFDNTKTGHIMSRLVNDLNEISELAHHGPEDLFIAAVTLIGSFFIMISIHVHLTLITFSIIPIVLFFAIVKNKKMQQAFRNMRLKLADINAQVEDSISGVRVVKSFTNEVYEETKFAVGNKNFKDSKEVAFKVMAEFFSGITFFSNFIHLVVLIFGGMFIYQETMTTGQLMGFLLYVSMFLQPMRKLTILVENYQKGMAGFHRFYETLQLEPEIVDMPNAEDINKVQGKIAFRHVTFSYNNKANVLKDISFTVQPGETVAIVGPSGGGKTTLCSLIPRFYEADEGVIEVDDKNIQSITQKSLRQNIGIVQQDVFLFSGTVRENIVYGKIDATDKEIIEAAKKANAHDFIMNLEKGYDTYIGERGVKLSGGQKQRLSIARIFLKNPPILILDEATSALDNETEKVIQESLHQLSENRTTLIIAHRLATIKEANRIMVLTDEGIVEEGNHKTLLEKNGIYTRLYKAQFSALSSDVA, from the coding sequence ATGTTAAAAAAATTTATCCAATACTATAGGCCTCACTTGCCTCTTTTTTTTATGGACTTTAGCTGTGCCTTTATAATGGCAGGGATGGACTTAGTATTTCCTTTTGTTGTAGGAAAAATGGTTGATGATGTCTTCCCCAGTAGAAACCTACAAACTGTTTTGTGGATAGGAATTGGTATGCTGGCTCTCTATATCCTCAGAAGTATTTTACAATATATCGTAGACTATTGGGGACATGTACTAGGCGTAAGGATGGAACAGGATATGCGTAAGGACTTATTCCATCACTTACATAAACTTTCTTTTAATTATTTCGACAACACAAAAACAGGCCACATTATGTCTAGATTGGTAAATGACTTAAATGAAATATCCGAATTGGCTCATCACGGACCAGAAGACCTTTTTATTGCGGCAGTGACACTGATAGGATCCTTTTTTATTATGATCTCTATCCATGTTCATTTAACACTCATTACCTTTTCTATCATTCCAATTGTCCTATTCTTTGCAATTGTTAAAAATAAAAAGATGCAGCAAGCCTTTAGGAATATGCGATTAAAATTGGCTGATATTAATGCCCAAGTAGAAGATAGCATCTCCGGGGTTCGGGTAGTAAAATCTTTTACGAATGAAGTCTATGAAGAAACAAAATTTGCTGTAGGAAATAAAAATTTTAAAGATTCTAAGGAAGTTGCCTTCAAAGTAATGGCAGAGTTTTTTTCTGGTATCACCTTCTTTTCTAACTTTATTCATTTAGTAGTACTAATCTTTGGAGGTATGTTTATTTATCAAGAAACTATGACTACGGGACAGCTTATGGGATTTTTATTGTATGTATCTATGTTTTTACAACCTATGCGAAAACTTACCATTTTAGTGGAGAATTATCAAAAAGGCATGGCGGGTTTTCATCGTTTTTATGAAACGCTACAGTTAGAACCTGAAATTGTTGATATGCCTAATGCAGAAGATATCAATAAAGTTCAAGGAAAAATTGCCTTTAGACATGTAACCTTTAGTTATAACAATAAGGCTAATGTGCTAAAAGATATTAGCTTTACCGTACAACCAGGGGAAACAGTGGCTATTGTGGGACCTTCTGGGGGGGGTAAAACAACCCTTTGCAGCCTCATTCCCAGATTCTATGAAGCCGATGAAGGGGTCATTGAAGTTGACGATAAAAATATTCAAAGTATAACACAAAAATCTCTACGTCAAAATATTGGCATTGTTCAACAGGATGTTTTTCTTTTTTCTGGTACAGTAAGAGAAAATATTGTTTATGGCAAAATCGATGCTACAGATAAAGAAATTATAGAAGCTGCTAAAAAAGCAAATGCTCATGACTTCATTATGAATCTAGAAAAAGGATATGATACCTATATTGGTGAAAGAGGCGTTAAATTATCTGGAGGCCAAAAACAAAGGTTATCTATCGCTAGGATTTTTCTAAAAAATCCACCTATCCTTATCCTAGATGAAGCTACATCTGCTTTAGATAATGAAACAGAGAAAGTCATTCAAGAATCTTTACACCAGCTTTCAGAGAACAGAACAACCCTTATTATAGCTCATCGTTTAGCTACGATTAAAGAAGCAAATAGAATTATGGTATTAACTGATGAAGGCATTGTGGAGGAAGGAAACCACAAAACCTTATTAGAAAAGAATGGTATTTATACACGGTTATATAAGGCACAGTTTAGTGCTCTATCTTCCGACGTAGCTTAA
- a CDS encoding C40 family peptidase: MNENMAVCKIEDLINRFRNVPFIHNGRSLEKGIDCLGLVILVYREFGINLPSDDGMVIEKNWYKKDPERLIRGIRGLGGIDVDINELQLLDLVYFAINRDVITHTGVMINRKEFIHIRPIIGFSKDNLEGRWKRRFKGAIRLRQ, encoded by the coding sequence ATGAATGAAAATATGGCTGTATGTAAAATAGAAGATTTAATAAATAGGTTTAGAAATGTTCCATTTATCCACAATGGACGTTCTTTAGAGAAGGGTATAGATTGTTTAGGACTTGTGATTCTTGTTTATAGAGAATTTGGAATAAACCTTCCCAGTGATGATGGAATGGTTATAGAAAAGAATTGGTATAAAAAAGATCCAGAGAGACTTATAAGAGGAATAAGGGGATTAGGAGGAATAGATGTTGATATAAATGAGCTACAGCTACTGGACCTAGTCTATTTTGCAATCAATCGTGATGTTATAACGCACACTGGTGTGATGATAAATCGTAAAGAATTTATTCATATACGTCCTATCATAGGATTTTCAAAAGACAATTTAGAAGGGAGATGGAAAAGGCGTTTTAAGGGAGCTATAAGATTAAGACAATAA
- a CDS encoding sensor histidine kinase produces the protein MGKYEYVILFFIYGLAFFSMGISALQQKEMKISNFQLLKSIRYLGIFGVTHGITEWVIMLRIIGIYAEFDFRLFLIQISLNTLSFAFLLIFGMRLLKGTNQLTKTSYIPMVLFLIWTAAVVYSMYLHDDYKFWFPFYSALGRYFLGFPATLITAFALLKESKTMNSLKLKKIALNYKGMAFCFIIYGVLAGILVGEKNFFPANVINKELFYRIFGFPVELGRGITAVIVTLLFIQAIDIFRWEANEKIIQLTKMQLINNERRKLAREIHDGIIQNLFATGLQVENLLEIESNLEHEKKLVEIKSNLNDTIDQIRNFMAKMVTKRIEIEDLKASLLELIHQFRKISDLDITFHYNIPAVVLGYLSPDKSTHIYYIVQEALYNVCKHAEATKVKVKLASDLNTVIVSVQDNGKGFKTDAVYNGKNYGIISMKERAAMIHGSVTIDSTSRGVKVLLTVPWEEEDNEKEN, from the coding sequence ATGGGTAAATATGAATACGTAATTTTATTTTTTATTTATGGTTTAGCTTTTTTCTCGATGGGTATATCTGCTCTTCAGCAAAAAGAGATGAAGATCAGCAATTTTCAGTTACTAAAATCAATTAGATATTTAGGGATTTTCGGAGTAACTCATGGTATCACTGAGTGGGTGATTATGCTAAGGATTATTGGAATTTATGCTGAATTTGATTTTAGACTATTTCTCATACAGATATCTTTAAATACACTTTCTTTTGCATTTTTACTAATTTTTGGAATGAGGCTGCTTAAGGGTACAAATCAGCTAACAAAAACCAGTTATATACCGATGGTCTTATTTTTGATATGGACCGCTGCGGTTGTCTACTCTATGTACTTGCATGATGATTATAAGTTTTGGTTTCCTTTCTATAGTGCCTTAGGCAGATATTTCTTAGGATTCCCTGCCACATTGATTACTGCCTTCGCTCTTTTGAAAGAGTCTAAAACAATGAATTCATTAAAATTAAAAAAGATAGCTTTAAACTATAAAGGAATGGCTTTTTGTTTTATTATTTATGGTGTTTTAGCGGGAATATTAGTAGGAGAAAAAAATTTTTTTCCAGCGAATGTTATTAATAAAGAGCTGTTCTACAGAATTTTTGGATTTCCTGTTGAATTAGGTAGAGGCATTACAGCTGTGATCGTCACCCTTTTATTTATACAAGCAATTGATATTTTTAGATGGGAGGCGAATGAAAAGATCATACAACTCACTAAAATGCAACTTATTAATAATGAAAGAAGAAAACTAGCTAGGGAGATACATGATGGTATTATACAAAATCTTTTTGCTACAGGTCTTCAGGTAGAAAACTTACTGGAAATAGAAAGTAATCTAGAACATGAAAAAAAATTAGTAGAAATCAAATCTAACCTTAATGATACGATCGATCAAATTCGTAATTTTATGGCTAAAATGGTGACAAAAAGAATAGAGATAGAAGATTTAAAGGCAAGTTTATTAGAATTGATTCATCAGTTTAGGAAGATTAGCGATTTGGATATTACCTTTCACTATAATATTCCGGCCGTTGTACTAGGCTATCTTTCTCCCGATAAATCAACGCATATTTATTACATTGTTCAAGAGGCTCTTTATAATGTATGTAAACATGCAGAAGCTACGAAAGTAAAAGTTAAACTGGCCTCTGATTTAAATACAGTTATCGTTTCCGTACAAGATAATGGAAAAGGATTTAAAACAGATGCGGTTTACAATGGAAAAAATTATGGTATTATATCTATGAAGGAAAGGGCTGCGATGATTCATGGTAGCGTAACTATTGACAGCACTAGTAGAGGTGTTAAGGTTTTGTTAACAGTACCTTGGGAGGAGGAAGATAATGAAAAAGAAAATTAA
- a CDS encoding response regulator — protein MKKKINVLLVDDHSIVRCGIRSLIERSEKLTVCGEAETLAEAIELVEAFVPDVVLLDVRLPDGDGVIGCKRIKNLSPKCKVLILTAYAEDQIVIEAIKAGADGYILKNIESKKILQAIFSVYEGSGFLDPCLTESVLNQIKSNKQRNNLLLTTREEEILDLLCLGKSNKEIAHELEIAEKTVRNYVSKIMDKINVSNRTEAALFWSRFKSHRS, from the coding sequence ATGAAAAAGAAAATTAATGTGCTATTGGTGGATGACCATTCAATTGTTAGATGTGGCATTCGGTCTCTTATAGAAAGAAGTGAGAAGTTGACGGTTTGTGGTGAAGCCGAAACGCTTGCTGAAGCTATTGAACTAGTTGAAGCCTTTGTTCCTGATGTAGTGCTGTTGGATGTAAGGTTACCAGATGGAGATGGTGTAATCGGATGCAAGCGCATCAAAAACCTTTCTCCAAAATGTAAGGTCTTAATATTAACAGCTTATGCTGAAGATCAGATTGTTATAGAGGCAATCAAGGCTGGTGCAGATGGCTATATATTAAAAAACATTGAGAGTAAAAAAATTCTCCAAGCTATTTTTAGTGTTTATGAAGGGTCTGGCTTTCTAGATCCTTGTCTTACGGAGAGTGTATTGAATCAAATAAAAAGTAACAAGCAAAGGAATAATCTGCTCCTAACTACGAGGGAAGAGGAAATTTTAGATTTGCTTTGTTTGGGGAAAAGTAATAAAGAAATTGCACATGAGTTAGAGATTGCTGAAAAAACCGTTAGAAATTATGTCAGTAAAATTATGGATAAAATTAATGTCTCCAATCGCACCGAAGCTGCCCTGTTTTGGTCAAGGTTCAAGTCTCACCGAAGTTAG
- a CDS encoding flavocytochrome c — MWKNKRLLMLGIFILSVTLLVGCAKEPVTSSEPAPGTTEVSDIETDVLVIGGGGAGLVSAITAAENGAKVVLVEKMPMVGGNTMISATGFTASDTVLHEEAGIPFTVEDHINRTMEMGKDLPDEELVTLLAEESNSVYEWLTSLGLSYKLNEDEPWWIIPTEGHYGSQLVAAFQQEAAKHSDLEIKLNNKATELIVEDGSVVGASVEDKDGNVYTIKANAVILATGGFGNAPDLIGEYNPKFAGAHSVMSTAGPTGDGFRMATAIGAATRDMEYHQMRPLATPGYWIRESVISQEGLGGILVNKDGVRFANETLKPLDLVPEVLAQKDAVAYVIFDADIYETSNGKNAVEKGKMIEADTIEELVEKFGLDAEVVAATVATYNEGQDEFGRETMGKVTVAPFYGVEVAPSSHYTMAGLAFNKNAEILDENGNPIPGLYGAGEILGGLYGSGRLAGNNTLDDVVFGKIAGKAAAGLK; from the coding sequence ATGTGGAAAAATAAGAGGTTGTTAATGCTAGGTATATTTATCCTATCAGTTACTTTGTTAGTTGGTTGCGCTAAGGAACCGGTAACAAGCAGTGAACCAGCACCAGGGACAACAGAAGTCAGTGACATTGAAACGGATGTATTGGTTATTGGCGGCGGTGGTGCGGGTCTAGTATCAGCTATTACAGCAGCGGAAAACGGTGCCAAAGTTGTCTTGGTAGAAAAAATGCCAATGGTAGGTGGAAATACTATGATTTCTGCAACAGGATTCACAGCTTCAGATACAGTCTTACACGAAGAAGCAGGAATTCCTTTTACTGTTGAAGATCATATCAACAGAACCATGGAGATGGGAAAAGACTTACCTGATGAAGAATTAGTAACACTTTTAGCAGAAGAAAGTAATAGCGTTTATGAATGGCTAACTTCTCTAGGATTAAGCTATAAGCTTAATGAAGATGAACCTTGGTGGATTATTCCTACTGAAGGACACTATGGATCACAGTTAGTTGCAGCTTTTCAACAAGAAGCAGCAAAGCACAGTGATTTAGAAATTAAGTTAAACAATAAAGCTACTGAGTTAATTGTAGAAGATGGCAGCGTTGTAGGAGCTAGCGTTGAAGATAAGGATGGAAACGTTTATACAATCAAAGCAAATGCTGTAATACTAGCTACAGGTGGTTTTGGTAATGCACCAGACCTAATCGGCGAATACAATCCTAAATTTGCAGGTGCCCATAGTGTAATGAGTACTGCAGGCCCTACTGGAGATGGCTTTAGAATGGCTACTGCTATTGGCGCGGCAACAAGAGATATGGAATATCATCAAATGAGACCATTAGCAACACCTGGATACTGGATTAGAGAGTCAGTTATCAGTCAAGAAGGTTTAGGTGGTATTTTAGTAAATAAAGATGGTGTAAGATTTGCAAACGAGACTTTAAAGCCACTGGACCTAGTACCAGAAGTACTTGCACAAAAAGATGCAGTAGCTTATGTGATCTTTGATGCTGATATCTATGAAACAAGTAATGGTAAAAATGCAGTAGAGAAGGGTAAGATGATTGAAGCAGATACAATCGAGGAATTAGTTGAAAAATTTGGCTTAGATGCTGAAGTTGTAGCAGCTACAGTAGCAACATACAATGAAGGTCAAGATGAATTTGGCAGAGAAACAATGGGTAAAGTAACGGTTGCTCCTTTCTACGGAGTAGAAGTGGCACCATCTTCTCACTATACAATGGCTGGATTGGCTTTTAATAAAAATGCTGAAATTCTTGACGAAAACGGTAACCCAATCCCAGGTTTATATGGTGCAGGAGAAATCCTTGGTGGACTCTATGGCTCTGGCCGTCTAGCTGGAAACAACACATTAGACGATGTTGTATTTGGTAAAATTGCTGGAAAAGCTGCTGCAGGTTTAAAATAG
- a CDS encoding FMN-binding protein, whose protein sequence is MKKLSILLIIVTIFALVGCSSSPAVTETESKWNDGSYVGTGKGYQSDIEVEVVIEDGKITKVEIISAGDTPGISDAAINALPEAVLEAQSLEIDAVSNATRTSEGIIQAVKAALKNAEK, encoded by the coding sequence TTGAAAAAATTATCTATTTTATTGATAATAGTGACGATCTTTGCCTTGGTTGGATGTAGCAGTTCCCCCGCTGTTACCGAAACTGAGAGCAAATGGAATGATGGAAGTTATGTAGGAACTGGAAAAGGCTATCAGTCTGATATTGAAGTAGAAGTAGTAATAGAAGATGGAAAAATAACCAAAGTGGAAATTATTTCTGCAGGCGATACCCCAGGTATTTCTGATGCTGCCATCAATGCACTTCCAGAGGCTGTATTGGAAGCTCAATCTTTAGAAATAGATGCAGTTAGTAATGCAACAAGAACAAGTGAAGGCATTATTCAAGCGGTAAAAGCGGCTTTAAAAAATGCTGAAAAATAA
- a CDS encoding YciI family protein, with amino-acid sequence MQFLITGYDGTDEKALERRLAVREDHLALVKKMAYEKKHLYGAALLDENEKMIGSFLVVDFPSRDELDAYLKIEPYVVGNVWQKIEVTPCKVAPTFMELYK; translated from the coding sequence ATGCAATTTTTGATTACAGGATATGATGGAACTGATGAAAAGGCTCTTGAGAGAAGATTGGCTGTCCGCGAGGATCATTTGGCACTTGTTAAAAAAATGGCTTATGAAAAAAAACATCTATATGGTGCTGCTTTGCTTGATGAAAATGAGAAAATGATTGGTTCATTCCTTGTAGTGGATTTTCCCTCAAGAGATGAGCTTGATGCATATTTAAAGATAGAGCCCTATGTGGTAGGAAATGTGTGGCAAAAAATTGAAGTTACACCTTGTAAAGTTGCCCCTACCTTTATGGAACTATATAAATAA
- a CDS encoding methyl-accepting chemotaxis protein: MKLRSKLSITFTAVFVIILIANSFIGYYDAKKNVEDHISTYLNAEVETTSLYIDQWLEKKLLSVETVAKIVEKEDMWEALFSFQNNNPFLMPTGFDGNMNHFYLALEDSRFTTGSSFVPTSDYIAKERDWYRVGIKAQQATFTETYVDANTGNISVGATAPLKNIKGEAVGVVATDIYLEALTELVKTMTFEGLGYAFLLGEDGTVLAHPQDEIVNTKLQEHENYQEVFRIMQGQQDRFEEYLMDGAEKLMMYNRIPTTNWIFGIVFDKSLAYAPLNSLVQKYIIMILIGTLLITIISVMVSTKVVNPIIALAKVINRLSHYDLTFDEEHEVVKYINRKDEIGSITNELMRMQNNFVDLIKSTADISQKVASSSQQLTATSQQSAMAADEVARTIEEIAKSANQQAKDTEDGVLKTDELSKIIEEDLKDIDHMSQVMKQLTDLKDEGMAIIKALTDKTNDSDSAIKTIYKSTIDTNESATKISEASKIIEGIAEQTNLLALNAAIEAARAGEAGKGFAVVAEEVRKLAEQSTYSVKEIDGMLKTLQGDSQKAVHLMQEVLSIIKEQVESVEMTESKFTGIAEQVEAVKVIINKSMTSVKIMGKRKNEMGDIMQSLAGIAEENAAGTEEASASVEEQTAAMEEIASSSESLAQLAGDMQESIGKFKY; this comes from the coding sequence ATGAAGCTTAGAAGCAAATTATCTATTACCTTCACTGCAGTATTTGTAATCATTCTTATAGCTAACTCCTTTATTGGTTATTATGATGCTAAAAAAAATGTAGAGGATCATATATCTACTTATTTAAATGCTGAAGTTGAAACGACTTCTCTATATATTGATCAGTGGTTAGAGAAAAAACTTTTATCAGTAGAAACGGTAGCAAAGATTGTTGAAAAGGAAGATATGTGGGAAGCTTTATTTTCCTTTCAAAATAACAATCCTTTTTTAATGCCTACAGGATTTGATGGAAATATGAATCACTTTTATCTAGCACTGGAGGATAGTCGGTTTACAACGGGAAGCAGCTTTGTGCCTACGTCAGATTATATTGCAAAAGAAAGAGATTGGTATCGTGTAGGAATAAAGGCACAACAAGCAACTTTTACAGAAACCTATGTAGATGCAAATACTGGGAATATTTCTGTGGGAGCCACCGCTCCTTTAAAAAACATAAAGGGAGAAGCGGTAGGTGTTGTAGCAACAGATATATATTTAGAAGCTTTAACAGAATTGGTTAAAACCATGACCTTTGAGGGATTGGGTTATGCTTTTTTATTAGGTGAAGATGGCACGGTGTTGGCACATCCTCAAGATGAAATAGTAAATACAAAGCTGCAAGAACATGAAAACTATCAAGAGGTTTTTCGTATCATGCAGGGGCAACAGGATCGTTTTGAAGAATATTTAATGGATGGTGCAGAAAAGCTTATGATGTATAATAGGATTCCCACCACCAATTGGATCTTCGGCATTGTTTTTGATAAATCTCTAGCCTATGCACCCTTAAATAGTTTAGTGCAGAAGTATATTATAATGATATTGATAGGAACACTACTTATCACAATTATTTCAGTAATGGTTTCTACAAAAGTAGTGAACCCAATTATTGCTTTAGCGAAGGTAATCAACAGACTATCACATTATGATTTGACCTTTGATGAAGAGCATGAAGTGGTAAAATATATAAATAGAAAAGATGAAATAGGAAGCATTACCAATGAATTGATGAGGATGCAAAACAACTTTGTGGATTTAATAAAGAGTACTGCGGATATATCTCAAAAAGTAGCCTCATCTTCTCAACAATTAACCGCCACTAGCCAGCAATCTGCTATGGCCGCGGATGAAGTAGCTAGGACTATTGAAGAAATTGCTAAAAGTGCTAATCAGCAGGCAAAGGATACAGAGGATGGTGTATTAAAAACAGATGAATTAAGTAAAATCATAGAAGAAGATTTGAAGGATATAGATCATATGAGTCAAGTGATGAAGCAACTGACAGACTTAAAAGATGAAGGTATGGCAATAATAAAGGCGCTTACGGATAAAACAAATGATAGTGATAGTGCAATAAAAACTATCTATAAAAGCACGATAGATACTAATGAAAGTGCAACAAAGATTAGTGAAGCCAGTAAAATTATCGAAGGTATTGCAGAACAGACGAATTTATTAGCACTGAATGCAGCTATTGAAGCTGCAAGGGCAGGAGAAGCTGGTAAGGGATTCGCTGTAGTGGCTGAAGAAGTTCGGAAGTTGGCGGAGCAATCTACATATTCAGTAAAGGAAATAGATGGGATGTTAAAAACTTTACAGGGAGATTCTCAAAAAGCTGTTCATCTTATGCAAGAGGTTCTATCCATCATTAAAGAACAGGTGGAAAGTGTGGAGATGACAGAAAGTAAATTTACCGGTATTGCTGAGCAGGTGGAAGCCGTCAAGGTCATTATAAATAAATCGATGACTTCTGTAAAAATAATGGGTAAAAGAAAGAATGAAATGGGAGATATTATGCAAAGCTTAGCAGGGATAGCTGAAGAAAATGCAGCTGGCACTGAAGAAGCCTCTGCTTCTGTAGAAGAACAGACTGCTGCTATGGAGGAAATAGCTAGCAGCAGTGAATCCTTAGCACAATTAGCAGGAGATATGCAGGAGAGTATTGGTAAGTTTAAGTATTAA
- a CDS encoding metallophosphoesterase, translated as MDMIQRVRRWTGLMFNRPYIPVGLKEATGPLLLHISDTPQEIYSYIFRLVKLLQPSYIIHTGDLVDDIKLQLHPNEIEIYKISLRKFILNLEAFTDAFIYYVVGNHDKYEEIEKITSKAIVMEEGYIVIEEKSFYANHYPSRNVHNTDYYLYGHSFHPSSYKDQQHIGLNGLEKIHIIDLATEKIYHLPYPFGTNQFRKMEQRRISL; from the coding sequence ATGGACATGATACAACGAGTAAGACGTTGGACAGGACTTATGTTCAACCGACCTTATATACCAGTGGGGTTAAAAGAGGCTACAGGCCCTTTATTGTTACATATCAGTGATACACCACAGGAAATTTACAGCTATATTTTTAGATTAGTAAAACTATTGCAGCCTTCTTATATCATACACACAGGGGATTTGGTAGATGATATAAAACTGCAGTTGCACCCAAATGAAATAGAAATCTACAAGATTTCCTTAAGAAAGTTTATTCTGAATCTAGAAGCTTTTACAGATGCATTTATTTACTATGTGGTGGGAAACCATGATAAGTATGAAGAAATAGAAAAAATTACTTCTAAAGCTATTGTTATGGAAGAGGGATACATAGTAATAGAAGAAAAAAGTTTTTATGCAAATCACTATCCTTCAAGAAATGTCCATAATACGGATTATTACTTATATGGCCATAGTTTTCACCCATCTAGCTATAAAGATCAACAGCATATAGGCTTAAATGGACTTGAAAAAATTCACATTATTGATTTAGCTACAGAAAAAATTTATCACTTACCTTATCCTTTTGGCACCAATCAGTTTAGAAAAATGGAGCAGAGGAGAATTAGTCTGTAG